One Micromonospora sp. WMMD1120 genomic region harbors:
- a CDS encoding dihydrofolate reductase family protein, protein MSQLLRVQCFNVSRDGFGAGEGQSLERPFGHADPDPLFSWRSATASFVYRTEPGGTRGLDDYFTRDAEHNIGAEIMGRNKFGPQRGPWENHEWRGWWGDNPPFHTPVFVLTHYERPSFTVADTTFHFLDASPTEALARAKQAAAGRDVRLGGGVATIREFIEADLVDTMHIAVAPVDLCRGERLWDSPSELLDRFHLESVPSPSGVTHLLFWRR, encoded by the coding sequence ATGTCGCAACTGCTACGGGTCCAGTGCTTCAACGTCTCGCGCGACGGGTTCGGCGCCGGAGAGGGGCAGAGCCTGGAACGGCCCTTCGGCCACGCGGACCCCGACCCGCTGTTCTCCTGGCGCTCGGCCACCGCCAGCTTCGTGTACCGCACCGAGCCGGGTGGCACCCGCGGCCTGGACGACTACTTCACCCGCGACGCCGAGCACAACATCGGTGCCGAGATCATGGGCCGCAACAAGTTCGGCCCCCAGCGCGGCCCCTGGGAGAACCACGAGTGGCGGGGGTGGTGGGGTGACAACCCGCCCTTCCACACGCCGGTCTTCGTGCTCACCCATTACGAACGGCCGTCGTTCACGGTGGCCGACACCACCTTCCACTTCCTCGATGCCAGCCCGACGGAGGCGCTGGCCCGGGCGAAGCAGGCAGCCGCCGGCCGGGACGTACGCCTCGGTGGTGGGGTGGCGACCATCCGCGAGTTCATCGAGGCCGACCTGGTCGACACGATGCACATCGCCGTGGCGCCCGTCGACCTCTGTCGGGGCGAGCGACTGTGGGACAGTCCCAGCGAACTGCTCGACCGCTTCCACCTCGAGTCGGTGCCCAGTCCCAGCGGTGTCACCCACCTCTTGTTCTGGAGGCGATGA
- a CDS encoding ATP-binding cassette domain-containing protein codes for MTTAIAVSGLRKAYQDKVVLDGIDLEVPEGTIFSLLGPNGAGKTTTVNVLTTLVRADAGTVRVAGHDVATQAKAVRAAIGVTGQFAAVDELLTGRENLQLMVDLGQAPAPGGKRIVAELLERFDLVESAQKPVSTYSGGMRRKLDLAMTLVGDPRIIFLDEPTTGLDPRSRRTMWSIIRDLVDDGVTIFLTTQYLEEADQLADRIAVLDQGRLVAQGTPDDLKRQIPGTHVRLRFATVAELDTAARVLTDATRDDEALALRVPSDGGTASLRALLDRLDEYAINAEGFSVQTPDLDDVFLALTGNRTQEVSAK; via the coding sequence ATGACGACAGCGATTGCGGTCTCCGGACTGCGCAAGGCCTACCAGGACAAGGTCGTGCTCGATGGCATCGACCTGGAGGTCCCGGAGGGCACGATCTTCTCCCTCCTCGGCCCGAACGGGGCCGGTAAGACGACGACGGTGAACGTGCTGACCACGTTGGTCCGGGCCGACGCCGGGACGGTTCGGGTCGCCGGACACGACGTCGCGACCCAGGCCAAGGCGGTACGCGCGGCGATCGGGGTCACCGGCCAGTTCGCGGCGGTGGACGAGCTGCTGACCGGCCGGGAGAACCTGCAACTGATGGTGGACCTCGGCCAGGCGCCCGCCCCCGGCGGCAAGCGGATCGTCGCCGAGCTGCTGGAACGGTTCGACCTGGTGGAGTCGGCACAGAAGCCGGTGTCGACCTACTCCGGGGGGATGCGCCGCAAGCTGGATCTGGCGATGACGCTCGTCGGTGACCCGCGGATCATCTTCCTCGACGAGCCGACGACGGGCCTCGACCCGCGCAGCCGCCGCACCATGTGGTCGATCATCCGGGACCTGGTGGACGACGGGGTGACGATCTTCCTCACCACCCAGTACCTGGAGGAAGCCGACCAGCTCGCCGACCGGATCGCCGTGCTCGACCAGGGCCGCCTGGTCGCCCAGGGCACGCCCGACGACCTCAAGCGCCAGATCCCCGGTACGCACGTTCGACTCCGGTTCGCCACCGTCGCGGAGCTGGACACGGCGGCCCGGGTGCTCACCGACGCCACGCGGGACGACGAGGCGCTGGCCCTGCGGGTTCCCAGCGACGGCGGGACGGCCTCGCTGCGTGCCCTGCTGGACCGGCTCGACGAGTACGCGATCAACGCCGAGGGGTTCTCCGTGCAGACCCCGGACCTCGATGACGTCTTCCTCGCCCTGACGGGCAACCGCACCCAGGAGGTTTCCGCGAAATGA
- a CDS encoding dihydrofolate reductase family protein, whose amino-acid sequence MTKVTAQMSVSADGFYAGPLFDGDGDWIDSAESAGFFRVTRWVTNAMAWRDRQGFAGGERDANSEVVAESFAAAGAYVMGRRMFDGGEVPWGEVPPFRAPVFVVTHRPRQPLVRDGGTSFTFVTDGVASAVEQARAVAGDRNVAVAGGGSLVRQVLRAGLLDELELHVVPVVLGTGSRLLDADLDLGDKEAIELTPTRVISDPEVTHIRYAVRGRAPLLLDDRGSGGGPTATTN is encoded by the coding sequence ATGACGAAGGTGACCGCACAGATGTCGGTGTCGGCGGACGGGTTCTACGCCGGCCCGCTGTTCGACGGCGACGGCGACTGGATCGACTCGGCGGAGAGCGCCGGGTTCTTCCGGGTCACCCGCTGGGTCACCAACGCGATGGCCTGGCGGGATCGACAGGGTTTCGCCGGTGGTGAGCGGGACGCCAACTCGGAGGTGGTCGCCGAGTCGTTCGCGGCCGCCGGGGCGTACGTGATGGGGCGCCGGATGTTCGACGGCGGTGAGGTGCCGTGGGGTGAGGTGCCGCCGTTCCGCGCACCGGTGTTCGTCGTCACCCACCGCCCCCGCCAGCCGCTGGTGCGCGATGGCGGCACCAGCTTCACCTTCGTCACGGATGGAGTGGCCAGCGCCGTCGAGCAGGCGCGCGCCGTGGCCGGTGACCGGAACGTCGCGGTGGCCGGGGGCGGCAGTCTGGTGCGGCAGGTGCTCAGGGCCGGTCTGCTCGACGAGTTGGAGCTGCACGTCGTACCCGTGGTGCTCGGCACCGGTTCGCGACTGCTCGACGCGGACCTCGACCTGGGCGACAAGGAGGCGATCGAGCTGACCCCCACCCGGGTCATCTCCGACCCGGAGGTGACCCACATCCGGTACGCGGTGCGCGGTCGCGCCCCGCTCCTCCTGGACGACCGGGGCAGCGGCGGCGGGCCGACGGCGACCACGAACTGA
- a CDS encoding SigE family RNA polymerase sigma factor, whose product MTETFQEFVAHRTPALSRTAYLLTGDHQLAEDLLQSALARTYRHWRRISDGNPEAYVRRAMYHQQVSWWRRRRPTERLEAEPTERSGDDHSDATALRLSVVAALRGLTPRQRAVIVLRFYEDLTEAEAAEVLGCSVGTVKRHGHEAIRRLRATALDLVDPPAQRSTR is encoded by the coding sequence ATGACCGAGACGTTCCAGGAGTTCGTGGCGCACCGCACGCCGGCGCTGTCCCGAACGGCCTACCTGCTCACCGGCGACCACCAACTCGCCGAGGACCTGTTGCAGAGCGCCCTGGCCCGGACGTACCGGCACTGGCGGCGGATCAGCGACGGCAACCCCGAGGCGTACGTACGCCGGGCGATGTACCACCAGCAGGTCTCCTGGTGGCGGCGACGCCGACCGACCGAGCGGCTGGAGGCCGAGCCCACCGAGCGGTCCGGCGACGACCACTCGGACGCGACGGCGCTGCGGCTGAGCGTGGTGGCCGCGCTGCGCGGGCTCACCCCTCGCCAGCGCGCGGTGATCGTGCTGCGGTTCTACGAGGACCTGACCGAGGCGGAGGCCGCCGAGGTGCTGGGCTGCTCGGTCGGCACCGTGAAACGGCACGGCCACGAAGCCATCCGCCGGTTGCGCGCCACCGCGCTCGACCTGGTCGACCCTCCGGCGCAGAGGAGTACGCGGTGA
- a CDS encoding ABC transporter permease, with protein MSAKSHSIVMLRRNLTHITRNPTSVFNAVLMPIVIMLMFVYMFGDAFSVGVDYIDYATPGLMLLAVCYGLGSTATAVNSDMTKGIINRFKVMHVSRGAVLTGHVVASVLTNLIAIAALVGVAFLLGFSPAASLVHWLGAIGVIVLLGVAAGWLTVALGLFAKSPETAGLASVPLVMLPFFSSAIVPADKMGPGLREFAEYQPFTPIIETLRGLLNGTPSAGDVIPALAWCVAIALVGYLWARSTFTKRA; from the coding sequence ATGAGCGCCAAGTCCCACTCGATCGTCATGCTGCGCCGCAACCTCACGCACATCACCCGCAACCCGACCTCGGTCTTCAACGCGGTCCTCATGCCGATCGTCATCATGTTGATGTTCGTGTACATGTTCGGTGACGCCTTCAGCGTCGGCGTCGACTACATCGACTACGCCACTCCCGGCCTGATGCTGTTGGCGGTCTGCTACGGGCTGGGGTCCACCGCGACGGCTGTCAACTCCGACATGACGAAGGGCATCATCAACCGGTTCAAGGTCATGCACGTCTCCCGTGGCGCGGTGCTGACCGGCCACGTCGTCGCCAGCGTGCTGACCAACCTGATCGCCATCGCGGCCCTGGTCGGGGTGGCGTTCCTGCTCGGGTTCAGCCCGGCGGCGAGCCTCGTCCACTGGCTCGGCGCGATCGGCGTGATCGTGCTGCTCGGCGTCGCCGCCGGATGGCTGACCGTCGCCCTGGGGCTGTTCGCGAAGTCGCCGGAGACCGCCGGGCTGGCCTCCGTACCGCTGGTCATGCTGCCGTTCTTCAGCAGCGCGATCGTCCCGGCGGACAAGATGGGGCCCGGCCTCCGGGAGTTCGCCGAGTACCAGCCCTTCACGCCGATCATCGAGACGCTGCGCGGACTGCTCAACGGCACGCCGTCGGCGGGCGACGTGATCCCCGCCCTCGCCTGGTGCGTCGCCATCGCGCTCGTCGGCTACCTGTGGGCGCGGTCCACCTTCACGAAGCGAGCGTGA